One genomic segment of Culturomica massiliensis includes these proteins:
- a CDS encoding DUF1904 family protein, which translates to MPFLRFHSTDAGKLSEISRKMTDLIQETLQCPREHIVLEVIHSEIVCDGAINCGDWPFVEISYFQRSRDLQDKVAQIVSSCLQEIGYTDSDVYFLYLDPRNYYENGRSM; encoded by the coding sequence ATGCCTTTTTTGAGATTTCATTCCACTGATGCAGGAAAATTGTCGGAAATAAGTCGGAAAATGACCGATTTGATTCAGGAAACTTTACAATGTCCCCGGGAACATATTGTATTGGAAGTAATACATTCTGAAATAGTTTGTGATGGAGCAATAAATTGTGGAGATTGGCCTTTTGTCGAAATCTCGTATTTTCAAAGAAGCCGGGATTTACAGGATAAAGTGGCTCAAATCGTGTCTTCCTGTTTGCAGGAAATCGGATATACCGATTCGGATGTGTATTTTCTTTATCTGGATCCGCGGAATTATTATGAGAACGGTCGGTCGATGTGA
- a CDS encoding transposase, which yields MSRQARQRSITDIYHVIQRGIDRMVIFRDDDDRQMFLNLLRLQVCESFKIYCYCLMDNHIHLLVKSDRLSFHIHHIASIYAMWFNHKYNRRGYLFQDRFKSEVIEDEGYLLRCFRYILRNPVKAGICEKIEIYGWSSYHLCFGGDGSFVVVDFLPCFFETKKDFQTYLQGEDFEEFIDVDQDNRLTDSEVIELLKQQLGGKSLEEFSSEEQKRILKTMKQSPGVKNRQLARITGVGFNIIRRL from the coding sequence ATGTCCAGGCAGGCGCGTCAACGGTCGATTACGGATATATATCATGTTATTCAACGTGGTATAGACCGAATGGTGATTTTCCGGGATGATGATGACCGTCAGATGTTTTTAAATCTTTTGCGGTTACAGGTCTGTGAATCTTTTAAAATCTATTGTTATTGCCTGATGGACAATCATATCCATCTCTTGGTAAAAAGTGACCGTCTTAGTTTTCATATCCATCATATAGCTTCGATTTATGCAATGTGGTTTAATCATAAATATAATCGTAGAGGTTATCTTTTTCAGGATCGTTTTAAAAGTGAAGTAATAGAAGATGAAGGATATTTGCTGAGATGTTTCCGGTATATTCTGAGGAATCCTGTAAAAGCAGGTATATGTGAGAAGATTGAAATTTACGGGTGGAGTAGTTACCATTTGTGTTTTGGTGGAGATGGTTCTTTTGTTGTTGTGGATTTTCTACCTTGCTTTTTTGAAACGAAGAAAGATTTTCAGACTTATTTGCAAGGAGAGGATTTCGAGGAATTTATAGATGTTGATCAGGATAATCGACTGACTGATAGTGAAGTGATTGAATTGTTAAAGCAACAATTGGGCGGTAAGAGTTTAGAAGAATTTTCTTCTGAAGAACAAAAACGGATTTTGAAGACAATGAAACAAAGTCCCGGAGTGAAAAACAGGCAACTTGCCAGGATAACTGGGGTCGGTTTCAATATAATCAGGCGTTTATGA
- a CDS encoding transglycosylase domain-containing protein, translating into MFKKYKKLFVIFWCVFLTGLLLAVLFFWLIAEGKLGFMPTFEELENPNNKFASEVYFEDGPMISRYFQGSENRRYTEYKDIPESVKDALVATEDVRFYDHSGIDVIGLFRVAKGLLTGSSSSGGGSTITQQLAKMLFPRDPDQNFMELAVRKFREWVIAVRLERSYTKEEIMTMYLNKFDFLNLAVGVNSAAEVYFQKPLDSLRIEEAAMLVGMAKNPALFNPVRRPEKTLGRRNVVLGQMQKYGKITKAQYDSLKMLPLGLCFKKEDHKEGYATYFREYLRIYMTAGKPEKSNYRWNPEQYYQDSLAWERNPLYGWCKKNLKLDGTQYDIYSDGLKIYTTLNSRMQRYAEEAVVEHLGNDLQPLFSREKIEKQNPPFSNDLTAEEVRDILDRSIKRTERYRILKNAGVAFEEVRKIFNKPVEMQIFTWKGIRDTVMSPLDSIKHYKSFFRAGFMVMEPQTGNIRAYVGGPDYRYFMYDMVSVGKRQVGSTIKPILYTLAMQEGLGPCDKVPNIPQTFILPDGTPWTARGGGKRPGEMVTLRWGLANSENNISGWVLKQFTPLAVAQMAHKMGIHSFIDPVPSVFLGTAEISVKEMTAAYSIFANKGVYNTPMMVSRIEDKYGNVLAEFRPESREVITAQTAYLMCNLLEGVVNSGTGIRLRYRYGFTNPMGGKTGTTQQHSDGWFMAVTPGLVGGVWVGAEDRSIHFQNITNGQGASMALPIWAKFLGKVIKDPKLKFDTLPFEKPAGVSKNLDCQDDAEDQATEVESDYQEDNEEFY; encoded by the coding sequence ATGTTTAAAAAGTATAAGAAATTATTCGTCATTTTTTGGTGTGTGTTTTTAACCGGATTACTGTTGGCAGTTCTGTTTTTCTGGTTGATAGCCGAAGGTAAACTTGGTTTTATGCCCACTTTTGAAGAATTGGAGAATCCTAATAATAAATTCGCTTCCGAAGTTTATTTTGAGGATGGTCCGATGATCAGCCGTTATTTTCAGGGGAGTGAAAACAGGCGTTATACGGAATATAAGGATATACCGGAATCGGTAAAAGATGCTTTGGTTGCTACGGAGGATGTTCGTTTTTACGACCACAGTGGAATCGATGTCATCGGGCTTTTCCGTGTAGCTAAAGGATTGCTGACGGGAAGTTCTTCTTCCGGTGGAGGAAGTACGATTACGCAGCAGTTGGCTAAAATGCTTTTTCCGCGTGATCCGGACCAGAATTTTATGGAACTGGCTGTTCGGAAATTCCGGGAATGGGTAATTGCTGTACGTTTGGAAAGGAGTTATACAAAGGAGGAAATCATGACGATGTATCTCAATAAATTTGATTTTCTGAATTTAGCGGTAGGTGTAAATTCTGCGGCAGAGGTATATTTTCAGAAACCTTTGGATTCTTTGAGGATAGAAGAAGCGGCAATGTTGGTGGGTATGGCGAAAAATCCGGCATTATTTAACCCTGTACGTCGTCCTGAAAAAACCTTGGGACGTAGAAATGTGGTTTTGGGACAGATGCAGAAATATGGAAAAATTACAAAAGCACAATACGATTCCTTGAAAATGCTTCCTTTAGGTCTGTGCTTTAAAAAAGAAGATCACAAAGAGGGATATGCGACTTATTTCCGTGAATATCTTCGGATTTATATGACAGCAGGTAAGCCGGAAAAAAGTAATTACCGTTGGAATCCGGAGCAATATTACCAGGATTCTTTGGCTTGGGAGCGCAATCCGTTGTATGGATGGTGTAAAAAAAACTTAAAATTAGATGGTACACAATATGATATCTATTCTGACGGATTAAAAATTTATACGACATTGAATTCCCGGATGCAGCGCTATGCAGAGGAAGCCGTTGTAGAACATTTGGGAAATGATCTGCAACCTTTATTCAGCCGGGAGAAAATCGAAAAACAAAATCCTCCTTTTTCCAATGATTTGACAGCGGAAGAAGTGCGGGATATCCTTGACCGTTCGATTAAACGTACGGAACGTTACCGGATATTGAAAAATGCCGGAGTTGCTTTTGAAGAAGTACGTAAAATTTTCAATAAACCGGTTGAAATGCAGATTTTTACCTGGAAAGGAATACGGGATACGGTCATGTCTCCTTTGGATTCGATTAAACATTACAAATCGTTTTTCAGGGCAGGATTTATGGTTATGGAACCTCAAACGGGGAATATCCGGGCCTATGTCGGAGGTCCCGACTATCGTTATTTTATGTACGATATGGTCAGTGTCGGTAAACGCCAGGTAGGTTCTACCATTAAACCGATTCTTTATACTCTGGCTATGCAGGAAGGATTGGGGCCTTGCGATAAAGTTCCCAATATTCCGCAGACGTTTATTTTGCCTGACGGAACACCTTGGACAGCCAGGGGAGGAGGTAAGCGGCCCGGAGAGATGGTTACTCTTCGTTGGGGATTGGCGAATTCGGAGAATAATATTTCCGGTTGGGTATTGAAACAGTTTACACCTTTAGCGGTTGCTCAAATGGCCCATAAGATGGGAATCCACAGCTTTATTGATCCGGTGCCTTCTGTATTTTTAGGTACGGCTGAAATTTCAGTAAAGGAAATGACGGCAGCTTATTCTATTTTTGCAAATAAAGGGGTGTATAACACCCCGATGATGGTGTCCCGGATTGAAGATAAATACGGCAATGTATTGGCCGAATTCAGACCGGAATCCCGGGAAGTAATTACGGCCCAAACGGCCTATCTGATGTGTAATCTGCTGGAAGGGGTTGTAAATAGCGGAACCGGAATCCGGTTGCGTTACAGATATGGTTTTACGAATCCGATGGGAGGAAAAACGGGAACGACACAGCAACATTCGGATGGTTGGTTTATGGCAGTAACTCCTGGTTTGGTCGGGGGAGTATGGGTTGGAGCAGAAGACCGGTCTATTCATTTTCAGAATATAACGAATGGGCAGGGAGCTAGTATGGCTTTGCCCATATGGGCTAAATTTTTGGGAAAAGTAATCAAGGATCCGAAATTGAAATTTGATACCCTGCCTTTCGAGAAACCCGCAGGAGTAAGTAAAAATTTGGATTGTCAGGATGACGCAGAAGATCAGGCAACGGAGGTAGAGTCAGATTATCAGGAAGATAACGAGGAGTTCTATTAG
- the radA gene encoding DNA repair protein RadA: MMKSKTVYVCQNCGAKESKWVGRCPMCGEWNSFEEEVEIKVAKGKANAVMGQPMSKALRLSEIKVNADTRIDTGDSELNRVLGGGLVPGSMILLGGEPGIGKSTLVLQFALHNKCGKVLYVSGEESIAQIKMRAQRLGAENDDCLFLSGNSLEMVLEHSRTIQPDLLIIDSIQTLATETVDSIPGSLSQIRECTNTLLRYSKENTISTILIGHITKDGQLAGPKILEHMVDTVLHFEGDQQYMYRILRSMKNRFGSTSEIGIYEMLQSGLRQVSNPSELLLSNHGQDLSGIAVSATVEGVRPILLEVQALVSTAAYGVPQRSATGFDSRRLNMLLAVLEKRVGFRLAAKDVFLNIAGGIRVSDPALDLAVVMAVLSSNIDGALPHDTVFAGEVGLSGEIRAVSRIEQRISEAEKLGFRQIFVPLGNKKGSTKVPQHLEVKFVSKISDICRALFG; the protein is encoded by the coding sequence ATTATGAAATCGAAAACAGTATATGTTTGCCAGAATTGCGGTGCGAAAGAATCAAAATGGGTCGGGCGCTGTCCGATGTGTGGCGAATGGAATAGCTTCGAGGAAGAAGTCGAGATAAAAGTTGCGAAAGGCAAAGCAAATGCTGTGATGGGACAGCCGATGTCCAAAGCCCTCCGGTTGTCGGAAATAAAAGTAAATGCCGATACTCGTATCGATACCGGTGACAGCGAATTAAACCGGGTGTTGGGTGGTGGTTTGGTGCCGGGTTCCATGATATTGCTGGGAGGAGAGCCAGGCATCGGGAAATCGACTTTGGTATTGCAGTTTGCACTTCACAATAAATGCGGTAAAGTGTTATATGTATCCGGGGAGGAGAGTATTGCCCAGATCAAAATGAGGGCGCAACGCTTGGGTGCGGAAAATGACGATTGCCTGTTTTTGTCCGGTAATTCCCTGGAGATGGTCCTCGAACATTCCCGTACGATACAGCCGGATTTATTGATTATCGATTCCATACAGACCCTGGCGACAGAGACTGTAGATTCTATTCCGGGAAGTCTTTCGCAGATCCGGGAATGTACGAACACTTTGTTGCGTTATTCCAAAGAAAATACGATTTCTACGATTTTAATCGGTCATATTACAAAAGATGGCCAACTGGCCGGGCCGAAAATATTGGAGCATATGGTCGATACGGTATTGCATTTCGAAGGCGATCAGCAATATATGTATCGTATATTGCGTTCGATGAAAAACCGTTTCGGTTCGACTTCGGAAATCGGTATTTACGAAATGTTACAATCCGGTTTACGGCAAGTATCCAATCCTTCGGAATTGTTATTATCCAATCATGGTCAGGATTTGAGTGGAATAGCCGTTTCTGCTACAGTAGAAGGGGTAAGGCCGATTCTGTTGGAAGTACAGGCATTGGTTTCCACTGCTGCTTATGGTGTCCCGCAGCGTTCCGCTACGGGATTCGATTCAAGGCGGTTGAATATGTTATTGGCTGTATTGGAAAAAAGGGTCGGTTTCCGTCTGGCTGCGAAGGATGTTTTTTTGAATATTGCAGGAGGTATTCGGGTAAGCGATCCGGCTCTTGATCTGGCTGTGGTTATGGCTGTATTGTCTTCGAACATCGATGGAGCTTTGCCTCATGATACGGTTTTTGCCGGAGAAGTCGGATTATCGGGTGAGATCCGGGCGGTCAGTCGTATCGAACAACGTATTTCGGAAGCGGAAAAGCTGGGATTCCGCCAGATTTTTGTACCCTTGGGAAATAAAAAAGGCTCAACAAAAGTTCCACAACATCTGGAAGTGAAATTTGTCTCTAAAATTTCTGACATTTGCCGGGCGTTGTTTGGTTGA